In Pseudoduganella albidiflava, a single window of DNA contains:
- a CDS encoding cytochrome c biogenesis protein ResB, which translates to MSTTSTTGIRLNTRRQAFNEAVELLSSMRFAIALLVMIAISAIIGTIMQQNQPMPNYVNQFGPFWFDVFDKLGLYAVYSAWWFLVIMGILVVSTSLCVVRNAPKMVKDMRSWRENVREQSLRNFHHKAEWQSPLQANALAGQVAQRLAHAGYQARVVEKDGGLLVAAKRGAANKFGYIFAHSAIVIICVGGLLDSDIPIRLQQWALDKTPFTGDGLIAAIPDKHRLGVSNPTFRGNTVIPEGQASSSAVLSRPDGVLIQDLPFTIQLKKFTIDFYSTGMPKLFASDVVVRDNATGETQTATIEVNKPFIWKGLAVYQASFEDGGSKLKLTGFPMQGTQSGKFAIDGIVGNATRLDDAHTVEWTDFRPFNVENTASQDVRAVKQGEKLGSAFALGLDKHLGSAAKNANNKDLQNVGPSVQYKVRDQTGQAREFQNYMQPVTLEGVPMFLSGVRASPGDPFSYLRIPADDEHSVRDWMRLRAALHDPALRERAAGTYAARMSPGGGKSDTVQSQLALSALKSLEIFAGDKEAGGYMSVSRFLEKVPKAEQEKAADIFMKILNGTLWELWNVARERDGLAAIAPDEKHARWLQLSMNALSDSFFYGAPVYLQLDEFEQVKASVFQVTRSPGKSVVYLGCLFLVLGVFAMFYVRERRLWVWVRGQEDGAHALMAMSTQRRTLDFDREFDELKEKLPLKA; encoded by the coding sequence ATGAGCACCACCAGCACGACGGGCATCCGTCTCAATACCCGCCGCCAGGCGTTCAACGAAGCGGTCGAATTGCTGTCTTCGATGCGTTTCGCGATCGCGCTGCTGGTGATGATCGCGATTTCCGCCATCATCGGCACGATCATGCAGCAGAACCAGCCGATGCCGAACTACGTGAACCAGTTCGGCCCGTTCTGGTTCGACGTGTTCGACAAGCTGGGGCTGTACGCCGTGTATTCGGCCTGGTGGTTCCTGGTAATCATGGGCATCCTCGTCGTTTCCACCTCGCTGTGCGTGGTGCGCAATGCGCCGAAGATGGTGAAGGACATGCGCAGCTGGCGCGAGAACGTGCGCGAACAGTCGCTGCGCAATTTCCACCACAAGGCCGAATGGCAGTCGCCGCTGCAGGCGAACGCGCTGGCCGGCCAGGTGGCGCAGCGCCTGGCGCATGCGGGCTACCAGGCCAGGGTCGTGGAAAAGGACGGCGGCCTGCTGGTGGCGGCCAAGCGCGGCGCGGCCAACAAGTTCGGCTACATCTTCGCCCACAGCGCCATCGTCATCATCTGCGTGGGCGGGCTGCTCGATTCGGATATTCCCATCCGCTTGCAGCAGTGGGCGCTGGACAAGACACCGTTTACCGGCGACGGCCTGATCGCGGCGATCCCGGACAAGCACCGCCTGGGCGTGTCGAATCCCACGTTCCGCGGCAATACCGTGATCCCGGAAGGGCAGGCCAGCAGCTCGGCCGTGCTGTCGCGGCCGGACGGGGTGCTGATCCAGGACCTGCCATTCACGATCCAGCTGAAGAAGTTCACGATCGATTTCTACAGTACCGGCATGCCGAAGCTGTTTGCCAGCGATGTGGTGGTGCGCGATAACGCCACCGGCGAGACGCAAACGGCCACCATCGAAGTCAACAAGCCGTTCATCTGGAAAGGCCTGGCCGTGTACCAGGCCAGCTTCGAGGATGGCGGCAGCAAGCTGAAACTGACCGGGTTCCCCATGCAGGGCACGCAAAGCGGCAAGTTCGCGATCGACGGCATCGTCGGCAACGCCACCAGGCTGGACGATGCCCACACGGTCGAATGGACCGATTTCCGCCCGTTCAACGTGGAAAACACCGCCAGCCAGGACGTGCGCGCCGTGAAGCAGGGCGAGAAGCTGGGCAGCGCGTTTGCCCTGGGCCTCGACAAGCACCTGGGTTCGGCCGCCAAGAACGCCAACAACAAGGATCTGCAGAACGTCGGCCCCAGCGTGCAGTACAAGGTGCGCGACCAGACCGGCCAGGCGCGCGAATTCCAGAACTACATGCAGCCGGTCACGCTGGAAGGCGTGCCGATGTTCCTGTCCGGGGTGCGCGCCAGCCCGGGCGATCCGTTCAGCTACCTGCGCATCCCGGCCGACGATGAACACAGCGTGCGCGACTGGATGCGCCTGCGCGCCGCGCTGCACGACCCGGCGCTGCGCGAACGTGCCGCCGGCACGTATGCGGCGCGCATGTCGCCAGGCGGTGGAAAAAGCGACACGGTACAGTCGCAGCTGGCGCTGTCGGCCCTGAAGAGCCTCGAGATCTTCGCCGGCGACAAGGAGGCGGGCGGCTACATGTCGGTCAGCCGTTTCCTGGAAAAGGTGCCGAAGGCGGAGCAGGAAAAGGCGGCTGACATCTTCATGAAGATACTCAACGGCACGCTGTGGGAACTGTGGAACGTGGCGCGCGAGCGCGACGGCCTGGCCGCCATCGCGCCGGACGAGAAGCATGCGCGCTGGCTGCAGCTGTCGATGAATGCCCTGTCCGACAGCTTCTTCTATGGCGCGCCCGTCTACCTGCAGCTGGACGAGTTCGAGCAGGTGAAGGCTTCCGTGTTCCAGGTGACGCGTTCGCCCGGCAAGTCGGTGGTGTACCTGGGCTGCCTGTTCCTCGTGCTGGGCGTGTTCGCGATGTTCTACGTTCGCGAGCGGCGCCTGTGGGTGTGGGTCCGCGGCCAGGAGGACGGGGCGCACGCGCTGATGGCGATGAGCACGCAGCGCCGCACGCTCGATTTCGACCGCGAATTCGACGAACTGAAGGAAAAGCTGCCGCTGAAGGCGTAA
- the lysA gene encoding diaminopimelate decarboxylase, with amino-acid sequence MSHFDYQNGVLHAEGVSLPAIAEQFGTPTYVYSRAQLLDNFDAYANACAGRDALICYAMKANSNLAILDLLARRGAGFDIVSGGELLRVIAAGGDPKKVIFSGVGKSEAEMRLALGHDILCFNVESIPELHRLNAVAGALGKKARISLRVNPNVDPKTHPYIATGLKASKFGVAFDDALATYRTAAQLPNLEPVGIDCHIGSQLLDDTPLLEALDRLIELIDALAAEGIHLHHVDLGGGLGIDYGVAGEEQPAPAGDYVNRVFQRVDAWRAEKHGGRGIKVIFEPGRSIVGNTGVLLTKVEFIKHGEEKNFCIVDAAMNDMARPALYQAWMDMQPVVKRETAGAVFDVVGPICESGDWLARDRELPVEAGDLLVMKTAGAYGMTMASNYNTRGRAAEVMVDGGQVHLVRRRETPEELFALESVIR; translated from the coding sequence ATGTCCCACTTCGACTATCAGAACGGCGTGCTGCACGCCGAAGGCGTTTCCCTGCCCGCCATTGCAGAGCAATTCGGTACGCCGACCTATGTGTACTCCAGGGCCCAGCTGCTGGACAACTTCGATGCCTATGCAAATGCCTGCGCCGGCCGCGATGCCCTCATCTGCTATGCGATGAAGGCCAATTCGAACCTGGCGATCCTGGACCTGCTGGCGCGCCGCGGTGCCGGCTTCGACATCGTGTCGGGCGGCGAACTGCTGCGCGTGATCGCCGCCGGCGGCGATCCGAAGAAAGTGATTTTCTCGGGCGTGGGCAAGAGCGAGGCGGAGATGCGCCTGGCGCTCGGCCATGACATCCTGTGCTTCAACGTGGAGTCGATCCCCGAGCTGCACCGCCTGAACGCCGTGGCCGGCGCGCTGGGCAAGAAGGCGCGCATCTCGCTGCGCGTGAATCCGAACGTGGATCCGAAGACGCACCCGTACATCGCCACCGGCCTGAAGGCCAGCAAGTTCGGCGTGGCCTTCGACGATGCGCTGGCCACCTACCGTACCGCCGCGCAATTGCCGAACCTGGAGCCGGTCGGCATCGACTGCCACATCGGCTCGCAGCTGCTGGACGACACGCCGCTGCTGGAAGCGCTGGACCGCCTGATCGAGCTGATCGACGCCCTGGCGGCCGAAGGCATCCACCTGCACCACGTGGACCTCGGCGGCGGCCTGGGCATCGACTACGGCGTGGCCGGCGAAGAGCAGCCCGCGCCGGCTGGCGATTACGTGAACCGCGTATTCCAGCGGGTCGATGCGTGGCGTGCGGAAAAGCACGGCGGCCGCGGCATCAAGGTTATCTTCGAGCCGGGCCGTTCGATCGTCGGCAATACCGGCGTGCTGCTGACGAAGGTGGAATTCATCAAGCACGGCGAAGAGAAGAACTTCTGCATCGTCGACGCGGCGATGAACGACATGGCCCGCCCTGCCCTGTACCAGGCGTGGATGGACATGCAGCCCGTGGTCAAACGTGAAACGGCCGGCGCCGTGTTCGACGTGGTCGGCCCGATCTGCGAATCCGGCGACTGGCTGGCGCGCGACCGCGAACTGCCTGTCGAGGCTGGCGACCTGCTGGTCATGAAGACGGCCGGCGCGTATGGCATGACGATGGCGTCCAACTACAACACCCGCGGCCGCGCCGCCGAGGTGATGGTCGACGGCGGCCAGGTGCACCTGGTGCGCCGGCGCGAGACGCCGGAAGAGCTGTTCGCGCTGGAGTCGGTGATCCGCTGA
- the ccsB gene encoding c-type cytochrome biogenesis protein CcsB: MEITQNQPYAATPGYFRRLSAFDWLFGLALLAGALFGLNRYGAYMDGYEKAILLLSVPTFAALGWHWKPMRGLMLAMAVLALGAIAMYGGELAAGEKRFWLRYMLSSQSAILWMSVFFFLSTLFYWIGLVARSSAGGAIGARLCWGGLLLGWTAMMVRWYESYLIGPDVGHIPISNLYEVFILFCLITAMFHLYYEGRYATRQLGPFVMLIVSAAVGFLLWYTVTRDAHEIQPLVPALQSWWMKIHVPANFIGYGTFALAAMLGWAFLLKYERPRTMWIWLVAVPLGFIAIMNLVAFVTDASEAIRNSTLGTSKFILGLVVLFAVTNLLRNRLAERIPDAEVLEDIMYKSISAGFAFFTIATILGALWAAEAWGGYWSWDPKETWALIVWLNYAAWLHMRLMSGLRGRVGAWWALVGLVVTTFAFMGVNMFLSGLHSYGEL; this comes from the coding sequence ATGGAAATTACCCAAAACCAACCCTACGCGGCCACCCCCGGCTACTTCCGCCGGCTGTCGGCTTTCGACTGGCTGTTCGGCCTGGCGCTGCTGGCCGGCGCGCTGTTCGGCCTGAACCGCTACGGCGCGTACATGGACGGGTACGAAAAGGCCATCCTGCTGCTGTCCGTGCCCACCTTCGCGGCACTGGGCTGGCACTGGAAGCCGATGCGCGGGCTGATGCTGGCGATGGCGGTGCTGGCGCTGGGCGCGATCGCCATGTACGGCGGCGAGCTGGCGGCGGGCGAGAAGCGTTTCTGGCTGCGCTACATGCTGTCGAGCCAGTCCGCGATCCTGTGGATGAGCGTGTTCTTCTTCCTGTCCACGCTGTTCTACTGGATCGGGCTGGTGGCCCGTTCCTCCGCCGGCGGCGCGATCGGCGCGCGGCTGTGCTGGGGTGGCCTGTTGCTGGGCTGGACCGCGATGATGGTGCGATGGTACGAGTCCTACCTGATCGGGCCCGACGTCGGCCACATTCCCATCTCGAACCTGTATGAGGTCTTCATCCTGTTCTGCCTGATCACGGCGATGTTCCACCTGTACTACGAAGGCCGCTACGCGACCCGCCAGCTGGGCCCGTTCGTGATGCTGATCGTCTCGGCGGCGGTTGGCTTCCTGCTGTGGTACACCGTCACGCGCGATGCGCACGAGATCCAGCCCCTGGTACCGGCGCTGCAGAGCTGGTGGATGAAGATCCACGTGCCGGCCAACTTCATCGGCTACGGTACGTTCGCGCTGGCCGCCATGCTGGGCTGGGCGTTCCTGCTGAAGTATGAACGGCCGCGCACCATGTGGATCTGGCTGGTGGCCGTGCCGCTGGGGTTCATCGCCATCATGAACCTGGTTGCCTTCGTGACCGATGCGAGCGAGGCGATCCGCAATTCCACGCTGGGCACCAGCAAATTCATCCTCGGCCTCGTGGTGCTGTTCGCCGTGACGAACCTGCTGCGCAACCGGCTGGCGGAACGCATCCCCGATGCCGAAGTGCTGGAAGACATCATGTACAAGTCGATCTCGGCCGGCTTCGCCTTCTTCACGATCGCCACGATCCTGGGCGCGCTGTGGGCGGCCGAAGCGTGGGGCGGCTACTGGTCGTGGGACCCGAAGGAAACCTGGGCACTGATCGTGTGGCTGAACTATGCGGCATGGCTGCACATGCGGCTGATGTCCGGCCTGCGCGGCCGCGTGGGCGCATGGTGGGCGCTGGTCGGCCTGGTGGTCACCACGTTCGCCTTCATGGGTGTCAACATGTTCCTGTCGGGCCTGCATTCCTATGGCGAGCTGTAA
- a CDS encoding LysR family transcriptional regulator — protein sequence MDKLRAMQVFVRIVEANSFTRAAETLGLPRAALTATIKNLEAYLGTTLLQRTTRKLALTPDGADYHAQCVQILDAVALAEQGFRAGAGKPRGTLRVDLPDAVGRHVVLPHIAAFAEAWPELALTLSFSDRLVDLTQEGIDCALRVGDLQDSSLVGRQVGSMRFVTCAAPAYLDRHGAPQSIGDLRHHQGIVHFSGRTGRPFDWDFLADGELVKTQVPGRIAVDNADANVACALQGLGITQAARYQVRGHLERGELVALLADTPPAPMPVSLLYPRGRMAAPKLRVFAEWLTERLAGEPDLCLAPASTQ from the coding sequence ATGGACAAACTGCGGGCCATGCAAGTCTTCGTGCGCATCGTCGAAGCGAACAGTTTTACCCGGGCGGCCGAAACGCTGGGCCTGCCCCGCGCGGCGCTCACGGCCACCATCAAGAACCTGGAAGCGTACCTCGGCACCACGCTGCTGCAGCGGACCACGCGCAAGCTGGCGCTGACGCCGGATGGCGCCGACTACCACGCGCAGTGCGTGCAGATCCTCGATGCGGTGGCGCTGGCCGAACAGGGTTTCCGGGCCGGCGCCGGCAAGCCCCGGGGCACGCTGCGGGTCGACCTGCCGGACGCCGTGGGCCGCCACGTGGTCCTGCCCCACATCGCCGCCTTTGCCGAGGCGTGGCCCGAGCTGGCGCTCACGCTCAGCTTTTCGGACCGGCTGGTCGACCTCACGCAGGAAGGCATCGACTGCGCGCTGCGCGTGGGCGACTTGCAGGATTCATCGCTGGTGGGGCGGCAGGTGGGCAGCATGCGCTTCGTGACGTGCGCGGCGCCCGCCTACCTGGATCGCCACGGTGCGCCGCAGAGCATCGGCGACCTGCGGCACCACCAGGGCATCGTGCATTTCTCCGGCCGCACGGGGCGGCCGTTCGACTGGGACTTCCTCGCCGATGGCGAGCTCGTCAAGACCCAGGTGCCGGGCCGCATCGCGGTCGACAATGCCGATGCCAACGTGGCCTGCGCGCTGCAGGGCCTCGGCATCACGCAGGCGGCCCGCTACCAGGTGCGCGGCCACCTGGAGCGGGGCGAGCTGGTGGCATTGCTGGCCGACACCCCGCCGGCGCCGATGCCGGTCTCGCTGCTGTATCCGCGCGGGCGGATGGCGGCGCCGAAGCTGCGCGTGTTCGCGGAATGGCTCACGGAACGGCTGGCCGGGGAGCCGGATCTCTGCCTGGCGCCAGCCTCAACCCAATAG
- the lptM gene encoding LPS translocon maturation chaperone LptM, whose amino-acid sequence MKSTPARILIPMLIAVSLAGCGQTGALYLPKPPVKTDSPTGKPGVAPPSAPVPSTPPASQQ is encoded by the coding sequence ACTCCAGCGCGTATCTTGATTCCCATGCTGATCGCCGTATCGCTTGCCGGTTGCGGCCAGACCGGTGCCCTGTACCTGCCAAAGCCCCCCGTCAAGACCGATTCGCCGACCGGCAAGCCCGGCGTGGCGCCACCTTCCGCTCCCGTTCCTTCGACGCCCCCCGCATCACAACAGTAA
- a CDS encoding sulfite oxidase heme-binding subunit YedZ, which translates to MVLMQPTARQLTGIKALVHVLALVPLARLVYLVFTDALVEPLQYITHSTGDWTLYFLCIALAVTPLRRLSKWNWVLKLRRMLGLYAFFYGLLHFITFLWFDHFFDVAAMLKDVAKRPFILVGFIAFVLLIPLAATSTNAMVKRLGGKNWLWLHRLVYAIVPLGVLHYWWMKSAKNDLAQPLLFACIVGALLLMRVWWARQKSKAPARASA; encoded by the coding sequence ATGGTTCTGATGCAGCCCACCGCGCGGCAGCTCACGGGCATCAAGGCGCTGGTGCACGTGCTGGCGCTGGTGCCGCTCGCCCGCCTGGTCTACCTCGTCTTCACCGACGCGCTGGTCGAACCGCTGCAATACATCACGCACTCGACGGGCGACTGGACACTGTACTTCCTGTGCATCGCGCTGGCCGTCACGCCGCTGCGGCGCCTGTCGAAGTGGAACTGGGTGCTGAAGCTGCGGCGCATGCTGGGCCTGTACGCGTTTTTCTACGGCCTGCTGCACTTCATCACCTTCCTGTGGTTCGACCATTTCTTCGACGTGGCGGCCATGCTGAAGGACGTCGCCAAGCGGCCGTTCATCCTGGTCGGCTTCATCGCCTTCGTGCTGCTGATCCCGCTGGCGGCCACCAGCACCAACGCGATGGTGAAACGGCTGGGCGGCAAGAACTGGCTGTGGCTGCACCGGCTGGTCTACGCGATCGTGCCGCTCGGCGTGCTGCATTACTGGTGGATGAAGTCCGCCAAGAACGACCTGGCGCAGCCGCTGCTGTTCGCCTGCATCGTCGGCGCGCTGCTGTTGATGCGGGTGTGGTGGGCGCGCCAGAAAAGCAAAGCGCCGGCTCGCGCCAGCGCCTGA
- the yihA gene encoding ribosome biogenesis GTP-binding protein YihA/YsxC yields MSKLWQARFFTTVNHLRDLPRTTVPEIAFAGRSNAGKSTAINILCNQKGLAFASKTPGRTQHINFFSVGGAHVAMHRHDPTNMDEVRCLIADLPGYGYAEVSGDAKLHWQRLLGDYVQRRDQLAALVLMMDARRPFTDLDIQMLEWFAPTGKPIHCILTKSDKLTRSEAVNTLRQAQAKLDSYVDEDGEGFPFTVQLFSALKRVGIDEATAKIEELVGLNVDPPAPEPESESDPE; encoded by the coding sequence ATGTCCAAGCTCTGGCAAGCCCGCTTCTTCACGACCGTCAACCACCTGCGCGACCTGCCCCGTACCACGGTGCCGGAGATCGCCTTCGCCGGCCGTTCCAACGCGGGCAAATCGACCGCCATCAATATTCTCTGCAACCAGAAGGGGCTGGCGTTCGCCTCGAAGACGCCGGGCCGCACGCAGCACATCAACTTCTTCAGCGTAGGCGGGGCGCACGTGGCCATGCACCGCCATGACCCGACCAACATGGACGAGGTGCGCTGCCTGATCGCCGACCTGCCGGGCTACGGCTATGCGGAAGTGTCCGGCGACGCCAAGCTGCACTGGCAGCGCCTGCTGGGCGACTACGTGCAGCGCCGCGACCAGCTGGCCGCGCTGGTGCTGATGATGGATGCGCGCCGCCCGTTCACCGACCTGGATATCCAGATGCTGGAATGGTTCGCTCCCACGGGCAAGCCGATCCATTGCATCCTGACCAAGTCCGACAAGCTGACCCGCAGCGAGGCGGTAAACACGCTGCGCCAGGCCCAGGCCAAGCTGGACAGCTATGTCGACGAAGACGGCGAAGGCTTCCCGTTCACCGTGCAGCTGTTCTCGGCGCTGAAGCGTGTCGGCATCGACGAAGCCACCGCGAAGATCGAGGAGCTGGTCGGGCTGAACGTCGATCCCCCCGCGCCCGAACCCGAGTCCGAGTCCGACCCCGAATAA
- a CDS encoding c-type cytochrome yields MNRRYSPVVRSMFIAMMALFAGTASAATPQAPKVDPAKGATLYADGDPARGLPSCLSCHGAAGNSTIVANPKLAGQPEGYLYKQLVDFTKPDRAQPIMTTYAKMLTDEEKKNISAYLAAQSQKPGAAKNRESIELGKKIYRGGLAEKAVPACASCHGPAGAGNPSKYPRIGGQHQDYTIAQLGAFKGHGRKNSVEMTTIAQRMTDDEIKAVADYVAGLK; encoded by the coding sequence ATGAATCGTAGGTATTCACCAGTGGTACGCTCGATGTTCATAGCAATGATGGCGCTCTTCGCGGGGACGGCCAGCGCCGCCACCCCGCAGGCGCCGAAAGTGGATCCGGCCAAGGGCGCCACGCTCTATGCCGACGGCGATCCCGCCCGCGGCCTGCCTTCCTGCCTGTCCTGCCACGGCGCCGCCGGCAATTCCACGATCGTCGCCAATCCCAAGCTCGCCGGACAACCCGAGGGGTACCTGTACAAGCAGCTGGTGGACTTCACCAAGCCGGATCGCGCGCAGCCGATCATGACGACGTACGCCAAGATGCTGACGGACGAGGAAAAGAAGAACATTTCCGCGTACCTGGCCGCCCAGTCGCAGAAGCCGGGCGCCGCGAAAAACCGCGAGTCGATCGAATTGGGCAAGAAGATCTACCGCGGCGGCCTGGCCGAGAAAGCCGTGCCGGCGTGCGCCAGCTGCCACGGCCCGGCCGGTGCCGGCAATCCTTCGAAATACCCGCGCATCGGCGGCCAGCACCAGGACTACACGATTGCCCAGCTGGGCGCGTTCAAGGGCCACGGCCGCAAGAACAGCGTCGAGATGACGACGATCGCGCAGCGCATGACCGACGATGAAATCAAGGCCGTGGCCGATTACGTGGCCGGACTGAAATGA
- the msrP gene encoding protein-methionine-sulfoxide reductase catalytic subunit MsrP, whose product MLIKRSSNGIDLPFSSEITPRHVFEARRDFIRQIAAGTIASGALLEMLTREAFAQGTGQKLPARLNPSYSALDKQTPRKDATTYNNFYEFGTDKSDPAENAGTLRTRPWTVAIEGEVKKPMTLDIDSLLKLAPLEERVYRLRCVEGWSMVIPWVGYSFSEIIKRVEPTGNAKYVEFITLADRQQMPGVRSRVLDWPYVEGLRIDEANHPLTLLTLGMYGEVLPNQNGAPVRLVVPWKYGFKSAKSIVKIRFTRDMPRTAWNKSAPSEYGFYSNVNPDVDHPRWSQASERRIGEDSFLSRKRKTLLFNGYNDVGSLYSGMDLKKWF is encoded by the coding sequence ATGTTGATCAAGCGTTCCTCCAACGGCATCGACCTGCCGTTCTCCTCCGAAATCACGCCGCGCCATGTGTTCGAAGCGCGGCGCGATTTCATCCGGCAGATCGCCGCGGGCACGATCGCCAGCGGCGCACTGCTCGAGATGCTGACGCGCGAAGCGTTCGCCCAGGGCACCGGCCAGAAACTGCCGGCCAGGCTGAATCCCTCGTACTCCGCGCTGGACAAGCAGACCCCCCGCAAGGACGCGACCACCTACAACAATTTCTACGAGTTCGGCACCGACAAGAGCGACCCGGCCGAGAATGCGGGCACCCTGCGCACACGGCCGTGGACGGTGGCGATCGAAGGCGAAGTGAAGAAGCCGATGACGCTCGACATCGACTCGCTGCTGAAGCTGGCGCCACTGGAAGAACGCGTGTACCGCCTGCGCTGCGTGGAAGGCTGGTCGATGGTGATCCCGTGGGTGGGCTACTCGTTCTCGGAAATCATCAAGCGCGTGGAACCGACCGGCAACGCGAAATACGTGGAATTCATCACGCTGGCGGACCGGCAGCAGATGCCCGGCGTGCGCAGCCGCGTGCTGGACTGGCCCTACGTGGAAGGCTTGCGCATCGACGAGGCGAACCACCCGCTGACCCTGCTCACGCTGGGCATGTACGGCGAAGTGCTGCCGAACCAGAACGGCGCCCCGGTGCGCCTCGTGGTGCCGTGGAAATATGGCTTCAAGTCGGCCAAGTCGATCGTCAAGATCCGGTTTACACGCGACATGCCGCGCACCGCATGGAACAAGTCGGCACCGTCCGAATACGGTTTTTATTCGAACGTGAATCCCGACGTGGATCACCCGCGCTGGTCGCAGGCTTCCGAGCGGCGCATCGGCGAGGATTCGTTCCTGTCGCGCAAGCGCAAGACGCTGCTCTTCAACGGCTACAACGACGTGGGCTCGCTGTATTCGGGCATGGATCTCAAGAAATGGTTCTGA
- the hemB gene encoding porphobilinogen synthase, producing MHSSHFSAQFPAMRMRRMRRDPFSRALMRENVVTAADLIYPVFILEGSNVREPVLSMPGVERVSVDLLLKVAEECVSLGIPVLALFPVIDASLKTPDGIEATNPEGLVPRAVRELKKNFPELGILTDVALDPYTSHGQDGLIDEAGYVINDITTGMLVRQALTQAEAGVDVVAPSDMMDGRIGAIRQALEGKDHIHTRIMAYSAKYASAFYGPFRDAVGSAKNLGKGDKNQYQMDPANSDEALREVAGDLQEGADMVMVKPGMPYLDIVRRVKDEFKVPTFAYQVSGEYAMIKAAAQNGWLDHDKVMMESMLAFKRAGADGVLTYFALDIARKLKGL from the coding sequence ATGCACAGCTCCCACTTCTCCGCCCAGTTCCCCGCGATGCGCATGCGCCGCATGCGCCGCGATCCGTTTTCCCGCGCACTGATGCGCGAGAACGTGGTCACCGCGGCGGACCTGATCTACCCGGTCTTCATCCTCGAAGGCAGCAACGTGCGCGAGCCGGTGCTGTCGATGCCGGGCGTGGAACGGGTCTCGGTCGACCTGCTGCTGAAGGTGGCCGAAGAGTGCGTGTCGCTGGGCATTCCGGTGCTGGCGCTGTTCCCGGTCATCGACGCATCGCTGAAGACGCCGGACGGTATCGAAGCCACCAATCCGGAAGGCCTGGTGCCGCGCGCCGTGCGTGAACTAAAGAAGAATTTCCCTGAGCTGGGCATCCTCACCGACGTGGCGCTGGACCCGTACACCAGCCACGGCCAGGATGGCCTGATCGACGAAGCCGGCTACGTGATCAACGACATCACCACCGGCATGCTGGTGCGCCAGGCGTTGACGCAGGCCGAAGCGGGCGTGGATGTCGTTGCGCCATCGGACATGATGGATGGCCGCATCGGCGCGATCCGCCAGGCGCTGGAAGGCAAGGACCACATCCACACGCGCATCATGGCTTACTCGGCCAAGTACGCCTCGGCGTTCTACGGCCCGTTCCGCGATGCCGTCGGCTCGGCGAAGAACCTCGGCAAGGGCGACAAGAACCAGTACCAGATGGATCCCGCCAACAGCGACGAGGCACTGCGCGAAGTGGCCGGCGACCTGCAGGAAGGCGCGGACATGGTGATGGTGAAGCCCGGCATGCCGTATCTCGACATCGTGCGCCGCGTGAAGGACGAGTTCAAGGTGCCGACGTTCGCCTACCAGGTCAGCGGCGAATACGCGATGATCAAGGCGGCCGCGCAAAACGGCTGGCTCGACCACGACAAGGTGATGATGGAATCGATGCTGGCCTTCAAGCGCGCCGGCGCCGATGGCGTGCTGACGTATTTCGCACTGGATATCGCGCGCAAGCTGAAGGGCTTGTAA